A window from Pseudomonas frederiksbergensis encodes these proteins:
- a CDS encoding ABC transporter permease, translating into MSTLIKKRYGLLPGETGKFAGILSGFILLLAVLPILTMIVMSFSGASNLDFPPSSYSLQWYEAAWNTFVSPDSSDVLSLGKAMTTSLMVACLTMIFATIIAVPAAYALTRCEFRGKAVALQLMSLPLVFPMVVLGLALLLVFDSLPFHITTSRLVIAHVILALPFVVKNCTAAMLSIGSEVEEAAQMLGASPTRAIIDVVVPLMKSGILAGMLLAFIVSFNEFTVTYFLYTIDVMTVPIWMYSRTVSSLDPTVFSFAVLIVLIDFVLIWALEKLVGEGGVSF; encoded by the coding sequence ATGAGCACCCTGATCAAAAAGCGTTATGGGCTGTTGCCCGGCGAGACCGGCAAGTTCGCCGGCATTCTCTCGGGCTTCATCCTGCTGCTGGCGGTGCTGCCGATCCTGACCATGATCGTCATGTCGTTCAGCGGTGCATCGAACCTCGATTTCCCGCCGAGCAGCTACAGCCTGCAATGGTACGAGGCCGCCTGGAACACCTTCGTGTCGCCGGATTCCAGCGATGTGCTGAGCCTGGGCAAAGCCATGACCACCAGCCTGATGGTGGCGTGCCTGACCATGATCTTCGCGACGATTATTGCGGTGCCGGCAGCCTATGCCCTGACCCGTTGTGAGTTCCGTGGCAAGGCGGTGGCGCTGCAATTGATGTCGCTGCCACTGGTGTTCCCGATGGTGGTGTTGGGGCTGGCGTTATTGCTGGTGTTCGACAGCTTGCCGTTCCACATCACGACCTCGCGGTTGGTGATTGCCCACGTGATCCTGGCGCTGCCGTTCGTGGTGAAAAACTGCACCGCCGCGATGCTCTCCATTGGCAGCGAAGTCGAAGAAGCCGCGCAGATGCTGGGCGCTTCACCGACCCGGGCGATTATCGATGTGGTGGTGCCGTTGATGAAGTCGGGGATTCTGGCGGGGATGCTGCTGGCGTTCATCGTCTCGTTCAACGAATTCACCGTGACCTATTTCCTCTACACCATCGACGTCATGACCGTGCCGATCTGGATGTACAGCCGCACCGTGTCTTCGCTCGACCCAACCGTATTCTCGTTTGCCGTGCTGATCGTGCTGATCGACTTCGTGCTCATCTGGGCGCTGGAAAAGTTGGTTGGCGAAGGCGGCGTTTCGTTCTGA
- a CDS encoding ABC transporter permease yields the protein MEHQPLTHPVAAAAVRANRGVSPTTRAWFFLSPSMLFLGVLIAASLLVLRMSVGTKGAEWTGFSLASYAQLLEPYYLKSLLLTLRLALISAVIAVVLAIPVAYTMSRLTSPFVRRIFLAAVLLPLLVNLLLQSYGWLVILGPGGMLNQALMGLGLIKRPIMLLYNQNGVLMGLVQTAFPLAVLPIASAMRGVARTYEEAAATLGASRFQVFRQVVLPMSMPGIITGATLVFAYNASSFVVPLLLGGRRVPMLAVMVHDQIAPLMNWPAASAAGVVLIVTTLAIMTLSEYITGRRRRMLEASQ from the coding sequence ATGGAACACCAACCTCTGACTCATCCTGTTGCCGCCGCTGCAGTGCGCGCCAATCGGGGTGTTTCGCCGACGACGCGTGCCTGGTTTTTCCTTTCGCCGTCGATGCTGTTTCTGGGCGTATTGATCGCCGCCAGCCTGCTGGTACTGCGCATGAGTGTGGGCACCAAAGGCGCGGAATGGACCGGGTTCAGCCTGGCCAGTTACGCCCAATTGCTGGAACCGTATTACCTCAAATCCTTGCTGCTGACCCTGCGTCTGGCGCTGATCAGCGCAGTGATCGCCGTGGTGCTGGCGATCCCGGTGGCCTACACCATGTCGCGGCTGACCTCGCCCTTCGTGCGGCGGATCTTCCTCGCCGCGGTGCTGCTGCCATTGCTGGTCAACCTGTTGCTGCAAAGCTACGGCTGGCTGGTGATTCTCGGTCCCGGCGGGATGCTCAATCAGGCGCTGATGGGCCTGGGCCTGATCAAGCGCCCGATCATGCTGCTCTACAACCAGAACGGCGTGTTGATGGGCCTGGTGCAAACCGCGTTCCCGTTGGCTGTGCTGCCGATTGCCAGCGCCATGCGCGGCGTCGCCCGGACCTATGAAGAAGCCGCCGCCACCCTGGGCGCCAGTCGTTTTCAGGTGTTCCGCCAAGTGGTACTGCCGATGAGCATGCCGGGGATCATCACGGGTGCGACATTGGTATTTGCCTACAACGCCAGCAGCTTCGTGGTGCCCTTGCTGCTCGGTGGTCGACGCGTGCCGATGCTGGCCGTGATGGTCCATGACCAGATCGCCCCGCTGATGAACTGGCCCGCCGCCTCCGCTGCCGGTGTGGTGCTGATTGTCACCACGCTCGCGATCATGACTTTGTCCGAATACATCACTGGCCGTCGTCGGCGCATGCTGGAGGCTTCCCAATGA
- a CDS encoding extracellular solute-binding protein: MGEHDLNRRQFIKTVGVASVAAAAMSMPFIKANASDTRFQGKTLRLLTWSDDTGLAALRNIAATFEAKYGCKVIADRTGSTSEMVAKLKAGGDRPQYDIITLAGVGAEGLAAANLLEKPDLNRIPNLIDVPEKYRTGANGHGIGYLLWCNSLVYSTRTIKEAPDSYAALWDAELSPNIFLPPPNWTEAMDLIIIAAKLAGGDEHNIEPGFKKLAELKDRVVTLGENPNQIAELFRTGSLDMGGLYAPAFFPKQIRDPAYGLGATFGMKEGFYTDLMLSVMPKSRPGDIDLAYAFINHSLDPLVQGKMAEDIYNGPVNAKAIISAEARKSPYILTPEQIAEKAIMHDNAFLASVHDQWIRRYTEIFSS; the protein is encoded by the coding sequence ATGGGCGAACATGATCTGAACAGACGTCAATTCATCAAGACCGTAGGCGTAGCCTCGGTGGCAGCGGCCGCCATGAGCATGCCGTTCATCAAGGCCAATGCCAGCGACACACGCTTCCAGGGCAAAACCCTGCGCTTGCTGACTTGGTCCGATGACACCGGTTTGGCAGCCCTGCGCAATATCGCCGCGACCTTCGAAGCCAAGTACGGCTGCAAAGTCATCGCCGACCGCACCGGCAGCACCTCGGAAATGGTCGCCAAACTCAAGGCCGGCGGTGATCGTCCGCAGTACGACATCATCACCCTGGCAGGCGTCGGCGCCGAAGGTCTGGCCGCCGCCAACCTGCTGGAAAAACCCGACCTCAACCGCATTCCCAACCTGATCGACGTACCGGAGAAATACCGCACCGGCGCCAACGGTCACGGCATCGGTTACCTGCTGTGGTGCAACAGCCTCGTCTACAGCACCCGCACCATCAAGGAAGCGCCGGACAGCTACGCAGCCCTGTGGGACGCGGAGCTGTCGCCGAACATCTTCCTGCCGCCGCCGAACTGGACCGAAGCGATGGACCTGATCATCATCGCCGCCAAACTGGCCGGTGGTGACGAACACAACATCGAGCCGGGCTTCAAGAAGCTCGCCGAGCTGAAAGATCGCGTAGTGACCCTGGGTGAAAACCCGAACCAGATCGCCGAACTGTTCCGCACCGGTTCGCTGGACATGGGTGGCCTGTACGCGCCGGCGTTTTTCCCGAAACAAATCCGCGATCCGGCTTACGGCCTGGGTGCCACCTTCGGCATGAAGGAAGGTTTCTACACCGACCTGATGCTCTCGGTCATGCCGAAAAGCCGTCCGGGCGATATCGACCTGGCCTATGCCTTTATCAACCACTCCCTGGACCCACTGGTGCAGGGCAAGATGGCTGAGGACATCTACAACGGTCCGGTCAACGCCAAGGCGATCATCTCCGCCGAAGCGCGCAAGAGCCCGTACATCCTCACGCCGGAGCAGATTGCCGAGAAAGCGATCATGCACGACAACGCCTTCCTGGCCTCCGTGCATGACCAATGGATTCGTCGTTACACGGAAATCTTTTCTTCCTGA
- a CDS encoding sensor histidine kinase: MQPTSRFLRLVLYTLVIAAGAILAAGFAIRHTERQALVEDAARANQQLALYANSLHTLIDRYRALPAVLALDPELRAALKGSVSAEQQDALNRKLEKINGAAQSSTLELLDRTGLAVAASNWRLPSSYVGHNYGFRPYFSQTRTQGTGRFYAVGVTSGIPGYFLSSAVTGDDGQFLGAMVVKLEFPELEREWRQGSDTLLVSDARGIVFIANQPGWRYRLLKPLNDSDHAELKATRQYDKQPLTPLEYQSVRRFDDNSDLTQVVGPGGTANYLWESLPLSTEGWTLHLLRRPQIAFEDRRNAGLAAAGLWLAVVFLLLFLNQRWRLAKLRQRSREELEQLVEERTRDLRTAQDGLVQSAKLAALGQMSAALAHEINQPLTAQRMQLATLRLLLDHGRVDDAYKALKPVDDMLTRMAALTGHLKTFARKSPSGLRERLDLAAVVDQSLQLLDARLRDEHISTVLHLTRPAWVRGDAIRLEQVLINLLRNALDAMQDKPCKRLEIRLEADEQLWRLTVSDNGGGIAEEHLANVFDPFFTTKPVGDGLGLGLAVSFAIVHESGGRLSADNHANGAVFTVTLPIDLEAPGSC, translated from the coding sequence ATGCAGCCGACTTCACGTTTCTTGCGTTTGGTGCTCTACACCCTGGTCATAGCCGCTGGCGCGATTCTCGCCGCCGGTTTTGCCATCCGCCACACCGAACGCCAGGCGCTGGTCGAAGACGCCGCCCGCGCCAATCAGCAATTGGCGCTCTACGCCAATTCCCTGCACACCCTGATCGACCGCTACCGCGCCCTGCCGGCCGTGCTCGCGCTGGACCCGGAGTTACGCGCCGCGCTCAAGGGTTCGGTGTCCGCTGAACAGCAGGACGCACTGAACCGCAAACTGGAAAAGATCAACGGCGCGGCGCAATCCTCGACCCTGGAATTGCTGGACCGCACCGGTCTGGCGGTGGCCGCGAGTAATTGGCGTTTGCCCAGCAGTTACGTCGGTCACAACTATGGCTTTCGCCCCTATTTCAGCCAAACACGCACCCAGGGCACCGGGCGCTTTTACGCGGTGGGCGTGACCAGCGGGATTCCCGGTTACTTCCTATCCAGCGCGGTCACCGGTGACGACGGCCAGTTCCTCGGTGCAATGGTGGTGAAACTCGAATTTCCGGAACTGGAGCGCGAGTGGCGTCAGGGCAGCGACACGCTGCTGGTCAGCGATGCACGCGGGATTGTTTTTATCGCCAACCAGCCGGGCTGGCGCTATCGCCTGTTGAAACCGCTGAATGACAGCGATCACGCCGAACTCAAGGCCACCCGTCAATACGACAAACAACCGCTGACACCGCTCGAATATCAATCGGTGCGGCGCTTCGATGACAACAGTGACCTGACGCAGGTCGTGGGGCCTGGCGGGACGGCGAATTACCTGTGGGAATCGCTGCCGCTGAGCACCGAAGGCTGGACCTTGCACCTGCTGCGTCGCCCGCAAATCGCGTTCGAAGACAGGCGCAACGCCGGGCTCGCCGCCGCCGGGTTGTGGTTGGCCGTGGTGTTTCTGTTGCTGTTTCTCAATCAGCGCTGGCGTCTGGCCAAACTGCGCCAGCGCAGTCGTGAAGAGCTGGAACAATTGGTGGAAGAACGCACCCGCGACCTGCGCACCGCCCAAGACGGTCTGGTGCAGTCGGCCAAACTCGCCGCTCTCGGCCAGATGTCTGCCGCGCTGGCTCATGAAATCAACCAGCCGCTGACTGCCCAGCGCATGCAGCTTGCCACGCTGAGGCTGCTGCTCGATCACGGTCGGGTCGACGACGCTTACAAGGCGCTCAAACCGGTGGATGACATGCTGACGCGCATGGCCGCCCTCACCGGCCACCTGAAAACCTTCGCCCGCAAAAGCCCCAGCGGCCTGCGTGAGCGCCTGGATTTGGCGGCGGTGGTCGATCAATCCTTGCAGTTGCTGGATGCGCGCCTGCGTGACGAGCACATCAGCACCGTGCTGCATCTGACGCGCCCGGCCTGGGTGCGTGGCGATGCGATTCGCCTGGAACAAGTGCTGATCAATTTGCTGCGCAACGCCCTGGACGCCATGCAGGACAAACCCTGCAAACGCCTGGAAATCCGTCTCGAAGCCGACGAACAACTCTGGCGCCTGACAGTTTCTGACAATGGTGGTGGCATTGCCGAAGAGCACTTGGCCAACGTGTTCGATCCGTTCTTCACCACCAAACCGGTGGGTGATGGCCTGGGCCTCGGGCTGGCCGTATCCTTTGCCATCGTTCACGAATCGGGCGGACGCCTGAGCGCCGACAATCATGCCAACGGCGCGGTGTTCACCGTGACCTTGCCCATCGACCTGGAGGCCCCTGGCTCATGCTGA
- a CDS encoding AraC family transcriptional regulator: MSSLDHFQAPLDTDMEKQRAELAAIIRRNTTDDGTYATAVGSLFMSRHSQSHEFAPVLAQPALCIMAQGRKEVRLADEYFNYDPLNYLVVSVSMPLSGRVVNVTSEEPILAVRLDIDPAEISALIADAGPLGVPTRPTGRGLYVERIDTAMLDAVLRLARLLDAPKDIAMLAPLIRREILYRLLRSQQGHRLYEIAIANSQSHRISQAIKWLNGNYEQPLRIDDLAKEVNLSVSTLHHRFKAMTAMSPLQYQKQLRLQEARRLMLAEGLEASAAGYRVGYESPSQFSREYSRLFGAPPLRDLARLRLSV; this comes from the coding sequence ATGTCGTCGCTCGATCATTTTCAAGCCCCGCTGGACACCGACATGGAGAAACAGCGCGCAGAACTGGCCGCTATCATTCGCCGCAACACGACGGACGATGGCACTTATGCGACTGCCGTCGGCTCGCTCTTCATGTCTCGCCATAGCCAGTCCCATGAGTTTGCCCCGGTACTGGCGCAACCCGCGTTGTGCATCATGGCGCAGGGCCGTAAAGAGGTCAGGCTGGCCGATGAATACTTCAATTACGATCCGCTGAACTACCTGGTGGTCTCCGTCTCGATGCCATTGAGCGGACGCGTGGTGAACGTCACGTCTGAAGAACCGATCCTCGCGGTGCGGCTGGATATCGACCCGGCGGAAATCTCCGCGCTGATTGCCGATGCCGGTCCTCTCGGTGTGCCCACCCGACCGACTGGGCGCGGCTTGTATGTCGAACGGATCGACACTGCGATGCTCGACGCCGTGCTGCGTCTGGCTCGTTTGCTGGATGCGCCGAAAGACATCGCCATGCTCGCGCCGTTGATTCGCCGGGAAATTCTTTATCGGTTGTTGCGCAGTCAACAGGGCCATCGGCTGTACGAAATCGCTATCGCCAACAGCCAGAGCCATCGCATCAGCCAGGCGATCAAATGGCTCAACGGCAACTATGAACAGCCGTTGCGCATCGATGATCTGGCGAAGGAAGTGAACCTGAGCGTGTCGACCTTGCATCACCGGTTCAAGGCGATGACGGCGATGAGTCCGCTGCAGTATCAGAAGCAATTGCGCCTGCAAGAAGCGCGGCGGTTGATGCTGGCCGAAGGCTTGGAGGCTTCGGCGGCGGGGTATCGGGTGGGGTATGAAAGCCCTTCGCAATTCAGCCGGGAGTACAGCCGATTGTTCGGGGCTCCGCCGCTCCGGGATTTGGCGCGGTTGCGGTTGTCGGTTTGA
- a CDS encoding flavin reductase family protein, translated as MPDDIHFYEPANGHGLPHDPFNAIVGPRPIGWISSQDTDGRLNLAPYSFFNAFNYIPPIIGFSSVGRKDSLNNIERTGEFAWNLATRPLAEQMNQSCAMVGPEVNEFELSGLTPAASKIIQVPRVAESPVSFECKVTQIIQLQRADGNVVPSWLILGEVVAVHIAKWLLKDGVYDTAAAEPILRGGGPADYFQLGPEALFKMYRPGAVK; from the coding sequence ATGCCCGACGACATCCACTTCTACGAACCCGCCAACGGCCACGGCCTGCCGCATGACCCGTTCAATGCCATCGTCGGCCCGCGCCCCATTGGCTGGATTTCCTCCCAGGATACCGATGGCCGCTTGAACCTGGCGCCTTACAGTTTCTTCAACGCCTTCAACTACATTCCGCCGATCATTGGTTTTTCCAGTGTCGGGCGCAAAGACAGCCTGAACAACATCGAGCGCACCGGTGAGTTCGCCTGGAACCTGGCGACCCGTCCGCTGGCCGAGCAGATGAACCAGAGCTGCGCCATGGTCGGGCCTGAGGTCAACGAGTTCGAGCTGTCCGGACTGACCCCGGCAGCGTCGAAAATCATCCAGGTGCCGCGCGTCGCCGAAAGCCCGGTGTCCTTCGAATGCAAGGTCACGCAGATCATTCAGTTGCAGCGGGCCGATGGCAACGTGGTGCCGAGCTGGCTGATTCTCGGCGAAGTGGTCGCCGTGCATATCGCCAAGTGGCTGTTGAAGGATGGGGTGTACGACACCGCCGCGGCAGAACCGATTCTGCGCGGCGGCGGGCCAGCGGATTATTTCCAGCTGGGGCCTGAGGCATTGTTCAAGATGTATCGCCCGGGGGCGGTCAAGTAG
- a CDS encoding MFS transporter has product MDNSNTLPLGSAALPAKERTTASRIKSIFSGSVGNMVEWYDWYVYAAFSLYFAKAFFPKGDTTAQLLNTAAIFAVGFLMRPIGGWLMGLYADKAGRKKALMASVYLMCFGSLLIALSPGYETIGIGAPILLIFARLLQGLSVGGEYGTSATYLSEMATKDRRGFYSSFQYVTLISGQLIALAVLIVLQQTLTTEELYAWGWRIPFAIGALCAVVALYLRRGMEETESFTKKEKAKESAMRTLMRHPKELMTVVGLTMGGTLAFYTYTTYMQKYLVNTVGMSISDSTTISAATLFLFMCLQPLVGGLSDKVGRRPILIAFGILGTLFTVPILTTLHTVQTWWGAFFLIMAALIIVSGYTSINAVVKAELFPTEIRALGVGLPYALTVSIFGGTAEYIALWFKSIGMETGYYWYVTACIAVSLLVYITMKDTRKHSRIETD; this is encoded by the coding sequence ATGGATAACTCCAACACCCTGCCCCTTGGTTCGGCTGCCCTGCCGGCCAAAGAAAGAACCACTGCCAGTCGCATCAAATCGATCTTCAGCGGCTCTGTCGGCAACATGGTCGAGTGGTACGACTGGTATGTCTACGCCGCCTTCTCCCTGTACTTTGCCAAGGCTTTTTTCCCCAAAGGCGACACCACCGCGCAACTGCTGAACACCGCCGCGATCTTCGCCGTGGGCTTCCTGATGCGCCCGATCGGTGGCTGGTTGATGGGCCTCTACGCCGACAAGGCCGGTCGCAAGAAAGCACTGATGGCTTCGGTGTATCTGATGTGTTTCGGCTCGCTGCTGATCGCCCTGAGCCCTGGGTATGAAACCATTGGCATTGGCGCACCGATCCTGCTGATTTTCGCTCGCCTGCTGCAAGGCCTGTCGGTCGGTGGCGAGTACGGCACCTCGGCAACGTACCTCAGCGAGATGGCCACCAAGGATCGTCGCGGCTTCTACTCCAGCTTCCAGTACGTGACCCTGATCTCCGGCCAGCTCATCGCGTTGGCAGTGCTGATCGTGCTGCAACAGACCCTGACCACTGAAGAACTGTACGCCTGGGGCTGGCGCATCCCGTTCGCCATCGGCGCGCTGTGTGCCGTGGTCGCGCTGTACCTGCGTCGTGGCATGGAAGAAACCGAGTCGTTCACCAAGAAAGAGAAGGCCAAGGAAAGCGCGATGCGCACCTTGATGCGCCATCCGAAGGAACTGATGACCGTGGTCGGCCTGACCATGGGCGGCACCCTGGCGTTCTACACCTACACCACGTACATGCAGAAATACCTGGTGAACACCGTCGGCATGAGCATCTCCGACTCCACCACTATTTCGGCTGCCACGCTGTTCCTGTTCATGTGCCTGCAACCACTCGTTGGCGGACTCTCGGATAAAGTCGGTCGCCGGCCAATCCTGATTGCCTTCGGTATCCTCGGGACGCTGTTCACCGTGCCGATCCTGACCACCCTGCACACCGTGCAAACCTGGTGGGGCGCGTTCTTCCTGATCATGGCGGCGCTGATCATCGTCAGCGGCTACACCTCGATCAACGCGGTGGTCAAAGCTGAACTGTTCCCGACCGAAATCCGCGCGCTGGGCGTCGGCCTGCCGTACGCGCTGACCGTGTCGATCTTCGGCGGCACCGCTGAATACATCGCACTGTGGTTCAAGAGCATTGGCATGGAAACCGGTTACTACTGGTATGTCACGGCGTGCATCGCGGTGTCGTTGCTGGTGTACATCACCATGAAAGACACCCGCAAACACTCGCGGATCGAGACGGACTGA
- a CDS encoding putative quinol monooxygenase codes for MSTQIPVSHMAFVRARAGRSAELGARLSALIEPSRSAPGCLSFALQQSQCDPELWLVSGFWMNQQAMTAYFSTPAMQVFAGLVQDLVVNSLDFHTFKDVSAAQALGQSQSWVHKMAG; via the coding sequence ATGTCTACGCAGATCCCCGTCAGTCATATGGCCTTTGTCCGCGCCCGCGCCGGGCGTTCGGCGGAACTCGGTGCACGCCTGAGTGCCTTGATCGAGCCGTCCCGCAGCGCGCCGGGTTGCCTGAGTTTTGCCCTGCAACAATCGCAGTGCGATCCGGAATTGTGGCTGGTGTCCGGTTTCTGGATGAACCAGCAGGCCATGACCGCTTATTTCAGCACCCCGGCCATGCAGGTTTTTGCCGGGTTGGTGCAAGACCTGGTGGTCAACAGCCTGGATTTTCATACCTTCAAGGATGTGTCGGCCGCCCAGGCGCTGGGGCAGTCCCAGTCATGGGTACACAAAATGGCGGGTTGA
- a CDS encoding sigma-54-dependent transcriptional regulator encodes MLNSVMVVDDESSIRSAVEQWLSLSGFEVQLFSRADECLAQLPKHFPGVILSDVRMPGMTGLELLAEVQRRDADLPVILLTGHGDVPMAVEAMRDGAYDFLEKPFSPETLLGSLRRALDKRRLVLENRALHEQADNRAKLDATLLGVSRGLQTLRRQVLDLASLPVNVLIRGETGSGKELVARCLHDFGPRADKPFVALNCAAIPEQLFEAELFGHESGAFTGASGKRIGKLEYADGGTLFLDEIESMPLAQQVKLLRVLQEQKLERLGSNQSIRVDLRIIAATKPDLLDEARAGRFREDLAYRLNVAELRLPPLRERREDIPLLFESFAQNAAERLGRTFPPLSGPQLSHLLSHDWPGNVRELANVAERQVLGLGEPEPAGIDPGQSLAAQQEAFEAHCLRAALTRHKGDVKAVLEELQLPRRTFNEKMQRHGLTREMFLHD; translated from the coding sequence ATGCTGAATTCCGTGATGGTGGTCGACGACGAAAGCAGCATTCGCAGTGCCGTCGAACAATGGCTGAGCCTGTCGGGGTTCGAGGTGCAGTTGTTCAGCCGCGCCGATGAGTGCCTGGCGCAGCTGCCCAAGCATTTCCCCGGTGTGATCCTCAGCGATGTGCGCATGCCTGGCATGACCGGCCTGGAACTGCTGGCCGAAGTTCAGCGCCGCGATGCCGACTTGCCGGTGATTTTGCTGACCGGTCACGGCGATGTGCCGATGGCGGTCGAAGCGATGCGCGATGGCGCCTACGACTTCCTGGAAAAACCCTTCAGCCCCGAAACGCTGCTCGGCAGTCTGCGCCGCGCACTGGACAAGCGGCGGCTGGTGCTGGAAAACCGCGCCCTGCACGAGCAGGCGGACAACCGCGCCAAACTCGATGCGACGTTGCTGGGCGTGTCCCGTGGTTTGCAGACGCTGCGTCGGCAAGTGCTGGACCTGGCGTCGCTGCCGGTCAATGTGTTGATTCGCGGTGAAACCGGCAGCGGCAAGGAATTGGTTGCCCGGTGCCTGCACGACTTCGGTCCGCGTGCCGACAAACCGTTTGTGGCGCTGAATTGCGCAGCAATTCCCGAGCAGTTGTTCGAGGCCGAGCTGTTCGGTCACGAGAGCGGCGCGTTCACCGGTGCCTCGGGCAAACGCATCGGCAAGCTCGAATACGCCGATGGCGGCACGCTGTTTCTCGATGAAATCGAAAGCATGCCGCTGGCCCAGCAGGTGAAATTGCTGCGGGTGTTGCAGGAGCAGAAGCTGGAGCGGTTGGGCTCGAACCAGAGCATCCGCGTGGATTTGCGGATCATCGCCGCAACCAAACCCGACTTGCTCGACGAAGCCCGGGCCGGACGTTTTCGTGAGGACCTGGCCTATCGGTTGAACGTGGCCGAGTTGCGGCTGCCACCGTTGCGCGAGCGGCGTGAAGACATTCCGTTGTTGTTCGAGTCGTTCGCGCAAAATGCCGCCGAACGGTTGGGACGCACGTTTCCACCGCTGAGCGGCCCGCAGTTGAGCCACCTGCTGAGCCACGACTGGCCGGGCAATGTGCGCGAATTGGCGAACGTCGCTGAGCGACAAGTGTTGGGCCTGGGCGAGCCGGAACCGGCGGGGATCGACCCCGGCCAGTCACTGGCGGCGCAGCAGGAAGCGTTTGAAGCACATTGCTTGCGCGCGGCGTTGACCCGGCACAAGGGGGATGTGAAAGCGGTGCTTGAAGAACTGCAACTGCCGCGCCGGACGTTCAATGAAAAGATGCAGCGCCATGGCCTGACCCGGGAGATGTTCCTGCACGACTGA
- a CDS encoding ABC transporter ATP-binding protein: MTGLILENVEKHYGSACAVKDVNLHLPEGKLVCFLGPSGCGKTTLLRMIAGLETLSGGEIRLDGEDIGHTPAHQRNFGMVFQSLALFPHMTVGENIAYPLKLRGVSKADQQARVAELLQLIQLQEMIDRPVSKLSGGQRQRVAIARAIASRPKILLLDEPLSALDAKLRESMQVEIRQLQQRLNITTIMVTHDQREAMTMADIVVVLGEHRVQQVGSPIEIYRHPANEFVADFIGSGNIFPATALGNGKVSLPGGDALQVPICSSIVVGEKVKMLIRPEDLQLSHPQATAGNRLLGKVTFVRDIGATIETTVECSGVSFTALSTPCQGFGLSIGNPVSVTLPAEACRVLSA, translated from the coding sequence ATGACTGGTCTGATTCTGGAAAACGTCGAGAAACATTACGGCTCGGCCTGCGCGGTAAAGGATGTAAACCTGCATTTGCCCGAGGGCAAGCTGGTGTGTTTTCTCGGCCCGTCGGGCTGCGGCAAAACCACCTTGCTGCGGATGATCGCAGGGCTTGAAACCCTGAGCGGCGGAGAGATTCGCCTGGACGGTGAAGACATCGGCCACACCCCGGCGCATCAACGTAATTTCGGCATGGTGTTTCAATCCCTGGCGCTGTTCCCGCACATGACAGTGGGGGAGAACATCGCCTATCCGCTGAAACTGCGTGGCGTCAGCAAGGCTGATCAGCAGGCGCGGGTGGCGGAGTTGCTGCAACTGATTCAGTTGCAGGAAATGATCGACCGTCCGGTGTCGAAACTCTCTGGCGGTCAACGCCAGCGCGTGGCGATTGCCCGGGCGATTGCCAGCCGCCCGAAAATCCTCCTGCTCGACGAGCCACTGTCGGCGCTGGACGCCAAGCTGCGTGAATCGATGCAGGTGGAAATCCGTCAGCTGCAACAACGCTTGAACATCACCACCATCATGGTGACCCACGACCAGCGTGAAGCCATGACCATGGCCGATATCGTCGTGGTATTGGGGGAACATCGGGTGCAGCAAGTGGGCTCGCCGATTGAGATCTACCGGCATCCGGCCAATGAATTCGTCGCGGATTTTATTGGTTCAGGAAACATTTTCCCGGCCACGGCGCTGGGCAACGGCAAGGTCAGCTTGCCCGGTGGCGATGCGCTGCAAGTGCCGATCTGCAGCAGCATTGTGGTCGGTGAGAAAGTGAAGATGCTGATTCGCCCTGAGGACCTGCAACTGTCGCATCCGCAGGCGACGGCGGGTAATCGGCTGCTCGGCAAGGTGACGTTCGTGCGTGATATTGGCGCGACGATTGAAACGACCGTGGAGTGTTCCGGGGTGTCGTTTACGGCGTTGAGTACGCCGTGTCAGGGGTTTGGGTTGAGCATTGGCAATCCGGTGTCGGTGACCTTGCCGGCTGAGGCGTGCCGAGTGTTGAGCGCCTGA